In Halomicrobium zhouii, the sequence TACCTCCGGATCCCCAACATCCGTATTCGTGTTGACGACGTCGACGGCGACCCGCGGCTCGTCTACCGCGTCGAGCTACCGGCGCTGGACGTCGACGAGGCGACGACGAAGTCCCTCACTGACCGGGACGGCCAGACGGTCACGGTCCGGGGCGTCGACCAGGCGTTCGATCCCGGCGACGTCACGGCTGACCGGTACGACGCGAGGGTCACCGTCAGGGTCCAGAGCTTCGAGGTCGACGAGACGGTCGCCTCGGTAAACGAAAGCGTGGCGGTGGAGCGATGATCGGCGTCGTGGTGGTGGCACGATGACCGACGTCGTAGCGGCAGTCGACCGGCATCTTGCGGACGAGCGCGACTGGCCTTCGTTCGCACACGACGTCGGCCGCGTCGCGTTCGGCGACCGGACCGGACTGGCGCTCTGGCTCGGGATGGTCCTCGCCCTGGGGCTGACCTGGCGCGTCGGCTTCTTCATCTCTGATTCGTACGCCATCGCGAACGCCCTGTTCAACGTCGCCGACGGCCGCCTGGCGATCACCGAGATCCAGTACTCGCTGACGCTGGGCTCCCAGCCCGGTCTGCACGAGTCCGGGGGTCGGCTCTACGGCCGGAACTACGGGCAGGTCTTCCTGGCGCTGCCGGTGGTCTGGGCACTCCAGGCGGCGACCGTTCTCGCACCGTTACATCTCGTCCTGGCCGCTGGCTGGAGTCTGTCTGTCCTCGCGCTCGCTCGTCAGGTCGCGACGCTCCTCGACCGGCCGAGCGTGCGAGGCGTCGGAATCGTGGTGGCGCTCGCGGCGTTCGGCGTGAACGTCCTCTCGCCCACGCCGCTCCACCCGGACCTGCTCCACCTGGTCGCATTGCAACTGAGCACGCTCCTGGCGGCCGCCTTCGGCGGCGTCCTGTTCTACCGGCTCGTCGGGGTGTTCCACCACCGGCGCGTGGCCGTCGCCGCAGGCGTCGCCGTCGTACTGGCCTTCCCCATCGGCTTCTGGGCGTCCATCCCCAAGCGCCACGTCCTGGTGGCGACGCTGCTGATCGGGTCGGTGTTCTGTTTCGCCCGGAGTCGCCAGGCAACCGGGCGGCGAGCCGACGTCGCCCTCGCGAGCGCGTACGTGTTCGTCTCCCTGGTCGCCTGGGTCCACGCGTTCGAGGGCCTCTTCGCGTTGCTTGCGCTCGGAACCGTCGACCTGCTCACTGGCGGGATCCGAGACCGGAAGCAACTCGCCGTCATCGCCTGTGGACTGATCGTCGGTCTCGCGCCGATGTTCATCACCAACCTCCTCATCGCGGGGAACCCGCTCGAACCGCCACGGATGCTGCCGAACCAGGGATCCGGTGGCGTCGAGCTGGCACCGTCTGGTGAGGTGCTCTCCACCGGTGGTGGGGGCGGCACATCGGGTGGTGGCAGCGGAGATCTGCTGGGCTCAGGTGGCGGAGGCGGGGGGAGTGAGGCAGGGGGCAGTGGTGGCTCCGGCGACGGCGACAGTTCGGGCGGCGGTGGCGGAAACCCACTCAGCGTTCTCGCTCCACTGCTGGCGCCGTTACTCGGCCCGCTCCAGGGTGCCGTCGACAATATCGGTTTCATCCTCGGGTTCGTCGTGTTGACGGTCAAATCCGGCCTTGCGGTCCTGTCGGAACCGGACCGCCTCTGGCACGTCTTCGGCCGGAGCGGCCGAATCCCCGGACTTAGGCACTGGATAAACCACCACGAGATGATCGACCTCACGGTCCTCGAGAGCGCGCCGCTGCTGGGTGGTCTCCTCGCGCTCCCCGCGGTGGTCTATCGGTCCGTCGTGGACCGGTCCGCGGAACGCAAGATTCCGCTGCCCTGGACGCTCTCGCCCCGCCGGCAGACGGACCTGCTCGTCGTCGCGCTCGGCGTGTTGCTGACGGTTATCTACCTGTCGCGGTTGCCGCTCTTCTCGATGATAACTGTCCGTTACATCGTCTACGCGTTGCCGTTCGGGCTGTACGGGGTCGTCAGGCTCCCGCCGGTCCACGAGGCGATAGCGCAGGCACCGAGACGGACCGGTGGGACGTACGTAGTGACGGTCGTCGGCGGTACCGCGGCGATCGTGGGTGTCCTCGCGTTCGCGGACGTCGCCGTCGGCGAGGCGATGCAGTTCCACGCGCTCGTCAACCTGGGAGCCGCTGGTCTCCTCGCGCTGACGGTTGGCGCCCGGGCATTCGTGCCGGTTCGGGTCCGGAGCAGGTGGGTGGCGACTGCTCTGGGCGTCACCGCAGGCGCGACGACGGCGTTCCTCTTCCTGGCGGGGGTCGAGTACTTCCAGTATGGCCAGTACGCGCTCGGTATCGCCCGGGAACTCTCGACAGCGGTCCCGCTGTTCTGAACGGGCCTGGTGTGGCCCGTTCGCCGCCGCCGTCGATCGAATATCAGCGCCGATAATTTAGAGGAAGAGTTTATCTGGATGATCACGGTATCCGATTAGTGATAGGCATGCCAGAGGTACTGATCGCGGACGATTCGGAGTTTATGCGCAATCTCCTCCGGGAGATTCTCGAAGAGGACCACACCATCGTCGGAGAGGTCGAGAACGGCGTCGAGGCCGTCGAGGTGTACAAAGAACAGACGCCTGACCTGGTGATGATGGACATCGTGATGCCCATCCGGGACGGCATCGAGGCCACCGACGACATCAAGAGTTCCAACCCCGACGCCAACGTCATCATGTGCACGAGCGTCGGGCAGGAAGAGAAGATGAAGGAGGCGGTCCGGGC encodes:
- the cheY gene encoding chemotaxis protein CheY, whose product is MPEVLIADDSEFMRNLLREILEEDHTIVGEVENGVEAVEVYKEQTPDLVMMDIVMPIRDGIEATDDIKSSNPDANVIMCTSVGQEEKMKEAVRAGADGYITKPFQKPSVIEAIEDVVPS